One stretch of Priestia megaterium DNA includes these proteins:
- a CDS encoding TetR/AcrR family transcriptional regulator, which yields MESTPTKQKAIFSASLLLFAERGFDATTMPMIAENAKVGAGTIYRYFKNKESLVNELFQQHVNEFLQCIESGLANEREGYRDGFHHIFEGMVTFTKNHPRALGFIKTHSQGAFLTEESRLAYQKLVGFVCTFFREGQKQGVIRNLPENALIAILFGSFMELYELIENDYLNLTNQLLTDVEESLWAALSRQS from the coding sequence GTGGAATCTACTCCAACAAAACAAAAAGCGATTTTTTCTGCTTCGCTTCTGCTGTTTGCAGAAAGAGGATTTGATGCAACAACGATGCCAATGATTGCAGAGAATGCCAAAGTAGGAGCAGGAACAATTTATCGCTACTTTAAAAATAAAGAAAGCCTTGTAAATGAATTATTTCAGCAGCATGTCAATGAGTTTTTACAGTGCATTGAAAGCGGCCTGGCAAACGAAAGAGAAGGATACCGAGATGGGTTTCATCATATCTTTGAAGGTATGGTGACATTTACTAAAAATCATCCTCGGGCTCTTGGGTTTATCAAAACTCATAGCCAAGGAGCTTTTTTAACGGAAGAGAGCCGCTTAGCATATCAAAAGCTGGTGGGATTTGTTTGCACGTTCTTCAGAGAAGGACAAAAGCAAGGTGTGATTAGAAATCTTCCTGAAAATGCGCTAATTGCTATTTTATTTGGAAGCTTTATGGAGTTATATGAACTAATTGAAAATGACTATTTAAATTTAACGAATCAATTACTTACAGACGTAGAAGAAAGTCTTTGGGCAGCACTTAGCAGACAATCATGA
- a CDS encoding nuclear transport factor 2 family protein: MNQATVIEYEEMLRSAMLSNNIELLEELLSDELIFVNHLGEWLSKEEDINVHRSKSLDIAGIEVLEQEIKLFQELAVTVTKVALNGALATGEALGGEYCYTRVWKDVEGKLKVVSCHCSSSA; the protein is encoded by the coding sequence ATGAACCAAGCAACAGTTATAGAATACGAAGAAATGCTTCGCTCAGCCATGCTTTCTAATAACATAGAGCTATTAGAAGAATTACTTTCAGATGAACTTATTTTTGTGAATCACCTTGGGGAATGGTTGTCAAAAGAAGAAGATATAAATGTTCATCGTTCAAAAAGTCTTGATATAGCGGGCATCGAAGTGTTGGAACAAGAAATTAAACTGTTTCAAGAACTTGCCGTTACGGTTACAAAAGTAGCGTTAAATGGGGCGCTGGCAACTGGTGAAGCTCTTGGAGGAGAATACTGCTATACGCGAGTTTGGAAAGATGTTGAAGGGAAATTAAAGGTTGTTTCTTGTCACTGCAGTTCTAGCGCGTAA
- the cotJC gene encoding spore coat protein CotJC has protein sequence MWVYEKKLQYPVKVSTCNPTLAKYLMEQYGGADGELAAALRYLNQRYTIPDKVVGLLNDIGTEEFAHLEMIATMIYKLTKDATPEQLKAAGLAEHYVNHDSALYYNNAAGVPFTATYIQAKGDPIADLYEDIAAEEKARATYQWLIDISDDPDLNDSLRFLREREIVHSQRFREAVEILKDDRDRKKIF, from the coding sequence ATGTGGGTGTATGAAAAGAAATTGCAGTATCCAGTGAAAGTAAGCACGTGTAATCCAACGCTTGCCAAATATTTAATGGAACAGTACGGGGGAGCGGACGGAGAGCTTGCAGCAGCACTTCGTTATTTAAATCAGCGCTATACGATTCCCGATAAAGTTGTTGGATTACTAAACGATATCGGGACAGAAGAGTTTGCTCATCTTGAAATGATTGCTACGATGATTTATAAGCTAACAAAAGATGCAACGCCGGAGCAGCTGAAGGCAGCGGGATTAGCAGAACACTATGTGAACCATGATAGTGCGCTTTATTATAATAATGCTGCTGGGGTTCCGTTTACAGCTACTTATATACAGGCAAAAGGAGATCCGATTGCAGATCTTTATGAAGACATAGCTGCAGAAGAAAAAGCAAGAGCTACATATCAATGGTTAATTGATATATCAGATGATCCTGATTTAAACGACAGCTTAAGATTTTTAAGAGAAAGAGAGATTGTTCACTCACAGCGGTTCCGTGAGGCCGTGGAGATTTTAAAAGATGACAGAGACAGGAAGAAAATCTTTTAA
- a CDS encoding spore coat protein CotJB: MKKLPPEYYQDLEEIQAIDFALVELTLYLDTHPNDQQAMQQFNEYAQQAMQLKRNFETKYGPLQQYGNSYTDGKWSWGTSPWPWQI; encoded by the coding sequence ATGAAAAAACTACCTCCGGAGTACTATCAGGATTTAGAAGAAATACAGGCGATTGATTTTGCACTAGTAGAATTAACACTGTATTTAGATACCCATCCAAATGACCAGCAGGCTATGCAGCAGTTTAACGAATACGCGCAGCAGGCTATGCAGTTAAAAAGAAACTTTGAAACAAAGTACGGGCCGCTCCAGCAGTATGGAAACAGCTATACCGACGGGAAGTGGAGCTGGGGAACAAGCCCTTGGCCATGGCAAATATAA
- a CDS encoding spore coat associated protein CotJA has translation MDNNPKKMFTPVKTYQPFHSIYDPCRPIGVKYYSTPPQLYMGFQPPNLQQFSPKEALKKGTLWPAFWDYYENPYKDKKRDEE, from the coding sequence ATGGATAACAATCCAAAAAAGATGTTTACACCGGTTAAGACCTATCAACCTTTCCACAGTATCTATGATCCTTGCCGGCCGATAGGAGTTAAATATTATTCTACGCCGCCTCAATTATACATGGGATTTCAGCCGCCGAATCTGCAGCAGTTTTCACCGAAAGAAGCGCTAAAAAAAGGAACGCTGTGGCCGGCTTTTTGGGACTACTATGAAAATCCATACAAAGATAAGAAGAGGGATGAAGAATGA
- a CDS encoding transporter, translating into MDINYMDFYSYPARFPGPQLLPGPPRPPGVLPTPNLQQAPTSPPPAFIPAQQTATPFAVDPGAISLCLFRNTFIWLRNGSSFWYFPIFVGPRSVAGFRWNGRFWTIFGVDTRQIISFTCF; encoded by the coding sequence ATGGACATTAATTACATGGATTTTTATTCTTACCCAGCAAGATTTCCTGGACCTCAACTCCTGCCCGGTCCACCTAGACCACCAGGCGTTTTACCTACACCTAACCTGCAGCAAGCCCCAACTTCCCCTCCGCCGGCATTTATTCCAGCTCAACAAACGGCAACTCCATTTGCCGTTGACCCAGGAGCCATTTCTCTATGTCTATTCCGCAATACGTTCATATGGCTTAGAAACGGCTCTAGCTTCTGGTATTTTCCTATTTTTGTAGGACCGCGATCGGTTGCAGGATTTAGATGGAACGGACGTTTTTGGACCATTTTCGGTGTCGATACACGACAAATTATTTCGTTTACGTGTTTTTAA
- a CDS encoding LysE family translocator, whose protein sequence is MDHLAAYMLMALVMSMIPGADTILIMKNTLHHGAKAGRFTILGMATGLTFWTFIAVLGLSVAIAQSVYLFNTIKYIGAAYLFYLGIRVFLTKNTLSLEHISEEQKAVKPSSNHCYKESYIQGALSNFLNPKTVLVYITFMPQFINVDAHTNQQLLMLGFILTFIAVGWFLILVYVIDYVKRWIKKPVFQKAFQKCSGVLLIGFGIKTIV, encoded by the coding sequence GTGGATCATTTAGCTGCTTACATGCTGATGGCGCTGGTTATGTCGATGATACCTGGTGCTGATACGATTCTTATCATGAAAAATACGCTTCATCATGGAGCAAAAGCAGGACGTTTTACCATACTCGGCATGGCTACAGGTCTCACGTTTTGGACGTTCATTGCTGTGCTTGGCTTGTCTGTTGCTATAGCTCAGTCTGTGTACCTGTTTAACACCATTAAATATATAGGTGCAGCGTACTTATTTTACTTAGGCATCAGGGTATTTCTGACAAAAAACACGCTCTCATTGGAGCACATTTCAGAAGAACAAAAAGCTGTTAAGCCTTCATCTAATCACTGCTATAAAGAATCATACATACAGGGAGCTCTTAGTAATTTTCTTAATCCTAAAACGGTATTAGTCTATATTACATTCATGCCCCAATTTATTAATGTGGATGCTCACACGAATCAACAGCTGCTGATGCTTGGTTTTATTCTTACGTTCATCGCGGTAGGGTGGTTTTTAATCTTGGTGTATGTAATAGATTACGTGAAAAGGTGGATTAAAAAACCGGTGTTTCAAAAAGCTTTTCAGAAATGCAGCGGAGTGCTGCTGATTGGTTTTGGGATAAAAACAATAGTGTAA
- a CDS encoding AraC family ligand binding domain-containing protein, with amino-acid sequence MTKEIRTAHVDAALHIEAYRFKGIMQKFPAHFHEYYVIGFIEEGQRHLICQGKEYIINPGDLLLFNPYDTHSCEQIDGKTLDYRCINVTPDVMKKAVFDINGSESLPRFNRNVVQASEVVSSLKELHLQILNGEHEFKKEELFLYLLEELMHDHSNLSSFSSAADTSDEIKTICSYLEENYKKKITLDELSQLIGWSKYRLLRSFIKQKGISPYSYLETIRINQAKKLLEQGKKPIDVSFLTGFSDQSHLTKFFKSQVGLTPKQYIKIFENEKKTGC; translated from the coding sequence ATGACAAAAGAAATTCGGACAGCGCACGTTGATGCGGCTTTACATATTGAAGCTTACCGCTTTAAAGGAATTATGCAAAAGTTTCCTGCTCATTTTCACGAGTATTATGTGATTGGATTTATTGAAGAAGGTCAGCGCCATTTAATTTGCCAAGGCAAAGAATACATCATTAACCCAGGAGATTTGCTGCTGTTTAATCCGTATGATACGCATAGCTGTGAGCAAATAGATGGCAAAACGCTTGATTATCGCTGTATTAATGTGACGCCAGACGTGATGAAAAAAGCTGTTTTTGACATTAACGGCAGTGAAAGTCTTCCGCGTTTCAACAGAAACGTGGTGCAAGCAAGTGAAGTTGTATCTAGTTTAAAAGAGCTTCATTTGCAAATTTTAAATGGTGAGCATGAGTTCAAAAAAGAAGAGTTATTTTTATATTTGCTAGAAGAACTTATGCACGATCATTCAAACCTTTCTTCTTTTTCGTCAGCTGCTGACACATCTGATGAAATCAAAACAATCTGCAGCTATTTAGAAGAAAACTATAAAAAAAAGATCACGCTGGATGAATTAAGTCAGCTAATTGGATGGAGTAAATATCGGCTACTGCGCTCTTTTATAAAGCAAAAAGGTATCTCTCCATACAGCTACTTAGAGACGATTCGAATCAATCAGGCTAAAAAACTGCTAGAGCAGGGGAAGAAGCCAATTGACGTCTCCTTTTTAACGGGATTTAGTGATCAAAGCCATTTGACTAAATTTTTTAAAAGCCAGGTTGGGTTAACGCCAAAACAATATATAAAAATATTTGAAAATGAAAAGAAAACAGGATGCTAG